Proteins encoded by one window of Lactobacillus sp. ESL0684:
- a CDS encoding penicillin-binding protein 2 gives MKYSKKNRGAAGSKKQASTPIRMKIILVIIFILFAALIGQLLYLQVGYGSRFKAEVQKSNSAVVSSQVPRGVMYDNKGRVLVGNKAQSAITYTKSVSTTADQAYTLSNALSNYISLNDKLSNQQLIDYYLADKDNSKRELAKVPKSIRKTEDNDLINAQIAKQVNQEHIKLSKREKTAASIYNKISGAYTLSTIYLKNSDLTDKEIAEVGEHLSSLPGVGIGTDWKRSYPNGSSIQSIIGSVSSEKAGLPSDNLQYYLTNGYSRNDRVGTSYLEEKYEPLLKGTKATSKVWTKSDGDIEQTKSVYSGQAGASLVLTLDAKYQKQIQSSLKSIYSSALASGAARYSNGAYAIAMNPKTGAILAMAGISRDPKKNKLSDNALGAINQTYVMGSAVKGATVAGGLMNKVITPTSSTMPDTPVYLPGSPIKKSVYPVGTFGALDAPSALEVSSNIYMMRMTMDWVHAKYVPKEYISMPNTAFDTLRHNFSMFGLGQKTGVDLPGEVSGIKGRSFNSQGQILSGSVLDLSYGNYDAYTPIQMVQYVSTIANGGYRMQPYVVQSVGRSAKDGKKVYIDYNKKPNVQLRIPWQQDELNVVRQGFWRVVHGTNSWGTAHKLKDVKPSISGKSGTAQTFYYDPDNPNQKNPPEVVNATFVGYAPSDNPELATAVVFPGLDPDLEGSYTLQMTKAMVQDYFKLHKK, from the coding sequence GTGAAATATTCTAAGAAAAATCGGGGAGCAGCTGGCTCGAAAAAACAGGCTTCGACGCCAATCCGAATGAAAATTATTTTAGTGATTATTTTTATTTTGTTTGCTGCTTTAATAGGTCAATTACTATACCTGCAAGTAGGCTATGGTTCACGCTTTAAAGCAGAAGTGCAGAAGTCTAATTCTGCAGTAGTTTCAAGTCAAGTGCCTCGCGGGGTAATGTATGACAATAAGGGACGCGTTCTAGTTGGTAATAAGGCGCAAAGTGCCATTACTTATACTAAGAGCGTTTCGACTACTGCTGATCAGGCTTATACGCTTTCAAATGCTTTGAGTAATTATATAAGTCTTAATGATAAACTTAGCAATCAGCAGTTAATTGATTATTATTTGGCAGATAAGGACAATAGTAAAAGGGAGTTGGCTAAAGTTCCAAAGTCGATTCGCAAAACTGAAGATAATGACCTGATTAATGCTCAGATTGCTAAACAAGTTAATCAAGAGCATATTAAGCTATCTAAGCGCGAAAAGACAGCTGCTTCAATTTATAATAAAATATCTGGTGCGTATACTTTATCAACTATTTATTTAAAAAATTCTGATCTAACTGATAAAGAAATTGCAGAAGTAGGAGAGCATTTATCTAGCTTGCCTGGTGTAGGTATTGGAACTGATTGGAAACGTTCATATCCTAATGGATCATCTATTCAAAGTATTATTGGCTCCGTCTCAAGTGAAAAAGCTGGTTTACCGAGTGATAATTTGCAATACTATTTAACTAACGGTTACTCACGTAATGATCGCGTCGGTACCTCTTATCTAGAAGAAAAGTATGAACCTTTACTAAAAGGAACCAAAGCAACTAGTAAGGTTTGGACTAAAAGTGATGGTGATATTGAACAAACCAAATCGGTTTATTCTGGTCAAGCTGGTGCTAGTTTAGTGTTGACACTAGATGCTAAATATCAAAAGCAAATCCAGTCGTCACTCAAGTCAATCTATAGTTCAGCTTTAGCTTCTGGTGCTGCTCGTTATTCAAATGGTGCCTATGCGATTGCAATGAATCCTAAAACCGGTGCTATCTTGGCAATGGCAGGAATCAGTCGCGATCCCAAAAAGAACAAGTTAAGTGATAATGCTTTAGGAGCAATTAATCAAACCTATGTTATGGGATCAGCGGTTAAAGGTGCGACAGTTGCGGGAGGATTGATGAACAAGGTAATTACGCCTACGAGTAGTACAATGCCTGATACGCCGGTTTATTTACCCGGTTCGCCAATTAAAAAGTCCGTTTATCCAGTTGGAACTTTTGGTGCTTTAGATGCACCGAGTGCTCTAGAAGTTTCCAGCAATATTTATATGATGCGCATGACAATGGACTGGGTTCATGCTAAATATGTACCTAAAGAATATATCAGCATGCCCAACACTGCTTTTGATACATTGCGGCATAATTTTAGTATGTTTGGGCTTGGACAAAAGACGGGGGTTGATTTACCCGGTGAAGTGTCGGGGATTAAAGGACGTTCTTTTAATAGTCAAGGACAAATCCTGTCTGGTTCTGTACTTGACCTGTCCTATGGTAACTATGATGCATATACGCCAATTCAAATGGTTCAGTATGTTTCTACAATTGCTAATGGTGGCTATCGTATGCAGCCATATGTTGTTCAATCAGTTGGACGCAGCGCTAAAGATGGTAAGAAAGTCTATATTGATTATAATAAAAAACCAAATGTCCAATTGCGGATCCCATGGCAACAGGATGAACTAAATGTTGTTAGGCAGGGATTTTGGCGGGTTGTCCATGGAACTAATTCATGGGGAACTGCTCACAAGTTAAAGGATGTAAAGCCGTCAATTTCTGGTAAATCTGGTACGGCGCAAACATTTTATTATGATCCTGACAATCCTAATCAGAAAAATCCGCCAGAGGTAGTTAATGCAACCTTTGTTGGATATGCACCATCAGATAATCCAGAATTAGCTACTGCGGTAGTTTTTCCAGGACTAGATCCTGATTTAGAAGGCTCATACACATTGCAAATGACCAAGGCAATGGTTCAGGATTATTTTAAATTGCATAAAAAATAG
- the rpmG gene encoding 50S ribosomal protein L33 yields the protein MADNIILECTECGDRSYLSKKNKRKHPERLSLKKYCPVERQTTLHRETK from the coding sequence ATGGCAGATAATATCATTTTGGAATGCACCGAATGTGGCGATAGAAGTTACTTATCTAAGAAAAACAAGCGTAAGCATCCGGAACGTTTAAGTTTGAAGAAGTATTGTCCTGTTGAAAGACAAACAACTCTTCATCGTGAAACTAAGTAA
- a CDS encoding 5-formyltetrahydrofolate cyclo-ligase: MNKKELRQKQVEKLQQFKDNPDKQAEDQALLNQVMSLPLLKQSQSIGVTSSLPYEVDTSNLIASLWDQGKDVYLARANNDAEHTQDFLHYNYMTQLAKSSFGVEEVSDPNAEINNELDLMIVPGLAFALDSHERLGFGGGYYDRFLAKHPQTQTIALVNSQMSFESANWQIEQTDMPIKWLITPTEILES, encoded by the coding sequence ATGAACAAAAAAGAATTACGGCAAAAACAAGTAGAAAAATTACAGCAGTTTAAAGATAATCCGGACAAACAAGCTGAAGATCAAGCCTTACTTAACCAGGTGATGTCTTTGCCATTATTAAAGCAAAGCCAAAGCATAGGGGTAACCTCGTCCTTACCATATGAGGTTGATACTTCCAATCTAATTGCTAGTCTTTGGGATCAAGGTAAGGATGTGTACTTGGCTCGTGCCAATAATGATGCTGAGCATACTCAAGACTTTCTGCATTACAATTACATGACACAACTAGCCAAATCCAGCTTTGGCGTTGAAGAAGTTAGTGATCCTAATGCTGAAATTAATAACGAATTAGATTTAATGATTGTACCCGGTTTAGCGTTTGCTCTTGATAGTCATGAGCGTTTAGGATTTGGTGGTGGTTATTATGACCGCTTTTTGGCTAAACATCCACAGACTCAAACAATTGCATTAGTTAATTCACAGATGAGCTTTGAATCTGCTAACTGGCAGATCGAACAGACTGATATGCCAATTAAATGGCTGATTACTCCAACTGAAATTTTGGAAAGTTAG
- a CDS encoding rhomboid family intramembrane serine protease, which yields MNRRQNFKDCYMTWTILAVLFLVFLLETGLGGSKNTTVLIELGAMNKKVILEAGQWWRLFTAQFLHIGIMHLISNVVMIYYLGTYLEQILGHWRFLLIYLLAGVGGNLLSLAFGDVNLLGLALGDNNVIVSAGASTALFGLMGAMTAIGLRNHDNAAIVYLGKQAFWLALLNLGFDLFDPNIDLWGHLGGLLTGLLLAIIVGDRRFRQYPFKVRLVAVCILIIYIVATVHRGLSMALGGGFA from the coding sequence ATGAATAGACGACAGAATTTTAAAGATTGTTATATGACTTGGACTATCTTGGCTGTGTTATTTCTGGTCTTTTTACTAGAAACTGGGCTAGGTGGTTCAAAAAATACTACCGTATTAATTGAATTGGGTGCAATGAACAAGAAAGTAATCTTAGAAGCTGGACAATGGTGGCGCTTATTTACTGCCCAATTCCTGCATATTGGCATTATGCATCTGATATCTAATGTGGTAATGATTTATTACTTGGGTACTTATCTAGAACAAATTCTGGGACATTGGCGATTTTTGTTAATCTACCTACTAGCTGGCGTTGGTGGCAATTTGCTTAGCTTAGCTTTTGGCGATGTTAATCTACTTGGCTTAGCTTTAGGAGACAACAATGTTATTGTTAGTGCAGGTGCCTCTACAGCTTTGTTTGGCTTAATGGGTGCAATGACTGCTATTGGCTTGCGTAATCATGATAACGCAGCGATTGTCTATTTAGGTAAACAAGCTTTTTGGTTAGCGCTGCTAAACTTAGGTTTTGACTTATTTGATCCCAACATTGATTTATGGGGACACCTTGGTGGCCTGCTTACTGGATTGCTTTTAGCAATTATTGTAGGTGATCGCAGATTTCGCCAGTATCCGTTTAAGGTTCGCCTAGTAGCTGTATGTATTTTAATAATTTATATTGTGGCCACGGTTCACAGGGGCTTGAGTATGGCTTTAGGTGGTGGCTTTGCGTGA
- a CDS encoding YqgQ family protein produces MKNLYDVQQLLEKYGVLVHVGKRIWDIELMALELDNVNQSHLIDQKLYLEAKMILAREHEYEERKAKDHS; encoded by the coding sequence GTGAAGAATCTCTATGATGTGCAGCAATTGCTTGAAAAGTATGGCGTTTTAGTTCATGTGGGTAAGCGAATTTGGGATATTGAATTAATGGCTCTTGAGCTTGACAATGTTAATCAATCACATTTAATTGATCAAAAGCTTTATCTAGAAGCTAAAATGATTTTGGCTCGTGAACACGAATATGAAGAGCGCAAGGCAAAGGATCATAGCTAG